Proteins encoded by one window of Atribacterota bacterium:
- a CDS encoding cupin domain-containing protein gives MEEIKFFSKDDLKVKLILKSSQLRAVAHDHVMMTLFDFGPDDPVIPGHHHPHEQITYILKGSVRMVSGEKSQIIKAGQGAIIPPDVEHEVYALEEDTQALDIFYPLREDYLS, from the coding sequence ATGGAAGAAATAAAGTTTTTTAGCAAGGATGATTTAAAAGTAAAGCTAATATTAAAAAGTTCGCAATTAAGAGCAGTAGCACACGACCATGTAATGATGACCTTGTTTGATTTTGGCCCTGATGACCCTGTGATACCCGGCCACCACCATCCCCATGAACAAATCACTTATATTCTAAAAGGTTCAGTGAGAATGGTTTCCGGAGAGAAGAGTCAGATAATAAAGGCAGGGCAGGGAGCAATTATTCCACCTGATGTTGAACATGAGGTATATGCCCTGGAGGAGGATACCCAGGCATTAGATATTTT